A stretch of the Vigna radiata var. radiata cultivar VC1973A chromosome 7, Vradiata_ver6, whole genome shotgun sequence genome encodes the following:
- the LOC106767689 gene encoding early nodulin-93-like: MAKRNVAGNSSFERTTLASIDQKLALAKRCSHEGVMAGAKAAVVATIASAIPTLASVKMLPWAKANLNHSAQALIISTAAGAAYFIVADKTVLATARKNSFNPPSNP; the protein is encoded by the exons ATGGCCAAGAGAAATGTCGCTGgtaattcttcttttgaaagaaCTACTTTGGCTTCTATAGATCAAAAGTTGGCCTTGGCCAAGCGCTGTTCTCACG AGGGTGTGATGGCAGGAGCCAAGGCAGCTGTTGTTGCTACTATTGCCAGTGCAATCCCAACT CTGGCTAGTGTGAAGATGCTACCTTGGGCAAAAGCAAATCTCAATCACAGTGCTCAAGCTCTCATAATTTCCACAG CGGCTGGAGCAGCATATTTCATCGTAGCAGACAAGACAGTTTTGGCAACCGCAAGAAAGAACTCCTTCAATCCACCCTCCAACCCATGA
- the LOC106769462 gene encoding uncharacterized protein LOC106769462, producing MKFVIAKSPVNLLNSHSSLVPFGVPSVERTFLHSSREKWTRGSKPLMFSFSSLRARCASSSCSSNMYGGWDDLGSSDAPGESYALRNFLVSVGIDDRKNVFVFFLGLVCAMAISRVKVSSIVVLPASALVFAVGFTVGFLRNGAFGEVRASGSKRREKQDNSNSKLSSEKLRSLVEFFDELDLVVNNLKSEIVSAIRNNKIRVDDFYGYLVVTDKIKISLKNARSVLGDLIDNEENSGGVLVENHKSGKRKKQVGEGGYQMLQAFSSLFGENLFSSNSTKVRENVKQEAVHRTLDQTRGNDTVPVVEDRALNFVDEHKGNRELDLDPTQSSSTNSVLDMKKSERIRTTPEGDTFGLGDIRRSKNKFFDDKEHSYRNKGMRFTNNRSFSLKMDSSITDMWESHDNLLDSESFKVRTKRMESESSFTREQLFNQDQKTFRSSRDLREDGSDRSQYKDDTVNYDDRHHHADDLSAHENKFNTTSSPKISDDMMFDRYLDEATDLLKQAKEFIKVRQDEEQAEIMLYRSANILSKAVGLKPMSLLAVGQLGNTYLLHGELKLKITRELRSLLSGSIQPYSGKHSKLLKGLRNKITSEEDIASFLIDVCEECEELLVQAGRKYRLALSIDANDVRALYNWGLALSFRGQLIADIGPGAAFEAERVFLAAIDKFDAMLLKGNVYAPDALFRWGVALQQRSRLRPGSSKEKVKLLQQAKRLYEDALHMDTNNMQVKDALSSCVTELNYREF from the exons atgaaattcgTAATTGCGAAGAGTCCCGTTAATCTTCTCAACTCTCACAGTTCGCTTGTTCCCTTTGGTGTTCCTTCCGTTGAGCGCACTTTTCTTCACAGTTCGAGGGAGAAATGGACGCGTGGCTCCAAGCCCCTCATGTTTTCGTTTTCTTCCTTGAGAGCTCGGTGcgcttcttcttcttgttcctcGAATATGTACGGAGGTTGGGACGATCTCGGCAGTTCAGACGCGCCTGGTGAGTCCTACGCCTTGCGCAATTTTCTCGTTTCTGTTGGAATCGATGATAGGAAGAACGTTTTCGTGTTCTTCTTGGGCCTCGTTTGTGCGATGGCGATTTCTAGGGTTAAGGTTTCTTCTATTGTCGTTCTTCCTGCTTCCGCGTTGGTTTTTGCTGTTGGTTTCACGGTAGGGTTTCTCCGAAACGGAGCGTTCGGCGAAGTGAGGGCGAGTGGGAGTAAGAGGAGGGAAAAGCAGGACAATTCGAATTCTAAGCTGTCTTCAGAAAAATTGCGGAGTTTGGTGGAATTTTTTGACGAGCTTGATCTTGTGGTCAATAACTTGAAGAGTGAAATAGTAAGTGCTATTAGGAATAATAAGATTCGGGTGGATGATTTCTATGGCTATCTTGTAGTTACAGATAAGATTAAAATTTCACTTAAGAATGCTAGGAGTGTACTTGGGGATTTGATTGACAATGAAGAGAACTCTGGTGGTGTTTTGGTTGAGAACCATAAGAGtggtaaaagaaagaaacaagttGGAGAAGGTGGGTACCAGATGTTGCAGGCTTTTAGCAGTTTGTTTGGGGAAAATTTGTTTAGTTCCAATTCGACCAAAGTCAGGGAAAATGTTAAGCAAGAGGCAGTGCATAGAACATTGGATCAAACTAGAGGAAATGATACAGTGCCTGTTGTAGAAGACAGGGCTTTGAACTTTGTTGATGAACATAAGGGAAATCGTGAGTTGGATTTGGATCCTACTCAAAGCTCGTCTACTAACTCTGTTTTGGATatgaaaaaaagtgaaagaataaGAACTACTCCCGAGGGAGACACATTTGGCTTAGGGGACATACGGAGaagcaaaaataaattctttgaCGATAAAGAGCATAGTTACCGGAACAAAGGAATGAGGTTCACAAATAATCGCAGCTTCTCTTTGAAGATGGATTCCAGCATAACAGACATGTGGGAATCCCATGACAATCTGCTTGACTCTGAGAGCTTTAAAGTCAGAACGAAACGCATGGAAAGTGAGTCCTCTTTTACGCGTGAGCAGCTTTTCAACCAAGATCAAAAGACTTTCAGGTCTTCTCGTGACTTGAGGGAGGATGGTTCGGACAGGTCTCAATATAAAGATGATACAGTGAATTACGATGATCGTCACCACCATGCAGATGATTTGTCTGCACACGAGAACAAATTCAATACCACTTCATCTCCAAAGATTTCAGATGATATGATGTTCGATAGGTATCTTGATGAAGCAACAGATCTTTTAAAACAAGCAAAAGAGTTTATAAAAGTTAGGCAGGATGAAGAGCAAGCTGAAATCATGCTTTACAGGTCTGCAAACATACTATCCAAAGCTGTGGGCTTGAAGCCCATGAGTTTGTTGGCTGTAGGCCAGTTAGGAAACACTTACCTTCTTCATGGAGAATTAAAGTTGAAGATTACTCGTGAATTGAGAAGTCTTCTTTCTGGCAGCATCCAACCATATTCTGGAAAACATAGTAAATTATTGAAGGGACTGAGGAATAAAATCACTAGCGAAGAAGATATTGCATCTTTTCTTATTGATGTTTGTGAAGAGTGTGAAGAGCTACTAGTTCAGGCAGGCAGAAAGTATAGGCTGGCGTTGTCAATTGATGCTAATGATGTGAGGGCCCTGTATAATTGGGGTCTTGCTCTTTCTTTCCGAGGCCAATTGATAGCAGACATTGGTCCG GGTGCTGCATTTGAGGCCGAAAGAGTATTCCTGGCTGCAATTGACAAGTTCGATGCTATGCTGTTAAAAGGCAATGTTTATGCGCCAGATG CTTTGTTTAGATGGGGCGTCGCATTGCAGCAGCGATCTCGATTAAGGCCAGGAAGTAGTAAAGAGAAGGTGAAGTTACTACAGCAGGCTAAAAGGCTATATGAGGATGCTCTACATATGGACACCAATAACATGCAAGTGAAAGATGCCTTATCCTCGTGTGTCACAGAGCTTAATTATCGAGAGTTTTAG
- the LOC106766834 gene encoding protein kinase PINOID 2, producing the protein MNAPTTVTAITTTPPSRDEPDYDSSSSSITVPESTRSWMTNLSFGSRRRRSSVSVCSSTLESPHARPHKANQAAWEVMRRLRRDKGQVGLEHFRLMRRLGSGDIGNVYLCQIRNPVVGLPQCFYAMKVVDREALAIRKKLQRAEMEKEILAMLDHPFLPTLYTEFDASHYSCLVMEFCPGGDLYAARQRQPGKRFSVTSTKFYSAETLLALEYLHMMGIVYRDLKPENVLVREDGHIMLSDFDLSLKCDVVPKLLRSKTRVERSIKSTKRSVPACTAPMQPVLSCFLASSKKKKATVTTVIRENVEVEELDPELVAEPIDAKSKSFVGTHEYLAPEVILGQGHGSAVDWWTFGVFLYEMLYGRTPFKGENNEKTLVNILKQPLAFPRIAVSSSKDYEEMVKVQDLISKLLVKNPNKRIGSCMGSVEIKRHEFFKGVNWALIRSVRPPEVPSDMNKIRSSRVLLPKLSKTDRDQPYQLRTHHFEYF; encoded by the exons ATGAATGCTCCTACCACCGTAACCGCCATCACCACCACACCGCCCAGTAGAGATGAACCCGACTACGACAGCAGCTCCTCCTCTATCACCGTGCCGGAATCTACCCGGAGCTGGATGACCAACCTCAGCTTCGGCAGCCGCCGCCGCCGGAGCTCCGTCTCCGTGTGCTCCTCCACCCTGGAGAGTCCGCACGCGAGGCCCCACAAGGCGAACCAGGCTGCATGGGAGGTCATGCGGCGGCTCCGTCGCGACAAGGGGCAGGTCGGTCTGGAGCACTTCCGCCTGATGCGGCGGCTCGGGAGCGGCGACATCGGGAACGTGTACCTTTGCCAGATAAGGAACCCCGTGGTGGGGTTGCCGCAGTGCTTTTATGCGATGAAGGTGGTGGACAGAGAGGCACTTGCGATAAGGAAGAAGCTGCAAAGGGCGGAGATGGAGAAGGAGATTCTGGCCATGCTTGATCACCCTTTCTTGCCTACTTTGTACACTGAGTTTGACGCTTCTCATTACTCTTGCTTGGTCATGGAGTTCTGCCCCGGTGGCGACTTGTACGCTGCACGCCAACGCCAGCCCGGGAAGCGCTTTTCTGTTACATCCACTAA GTTTTATTCGGCAGAGACGCTATTGGCATTAGAGTATCTTCACATGATGGGCATAGTGTACAGGGATTTGAAGCCAGAGAACGTGCTTGTGAGAGAGGATGGACACATTATGCTTTCAGATTTTGATCTTTCACTAAAATGTGACGTTGTGCCGAAGCTGTTAAGGAGTAAGACGAGAGTGGAACGCAGTATCAAGAGTACAAAGAGATCTGTGCCAGCCTGCACTGCCCCCATGCAGCCTGTGCTGTCATGTTTCTTGGCAtcaagcaagaagaagaaagcgaCAGTGACAACAGTTATAAGAGAAAATGTTGAGGTGGAAGAGCTTGATCCGGAGCTGGTGGCTGAGCCTATTGATGCGAAGTCGAAGTCATTTGTGGGGACACACGAGTACTTGGCACCAGAAGTGATCTTGGGGCAAGGACATGGGAGTGCAGTGGACTGGTGGACGTTTGGGGTGTTCTTGTATGAGATGTTATACGGGAGAACACCCTTCAAAggtgaaaataatgaaaaaactCTGGTCAACATTTTGAAGCAACCATTGGCTTTTCCCAGAATCGCAGTTAGCAGCAGCAAGGATTATGAAGAGATGGTGAAAGTTCAAGACCTTATAAGCAAGCTCTTGGTGAAGAATCCAAATAAGAGAATTGGAAGCTGTATGGGTTCTGTTGAGATCAAAAGGCATGAGTTCTTCAAGGGTGTGAATTGGGCCTTAATTAGATCAGTTAGGCCACCTGAAGTCCCCAGTGATATGAACAAAATTAGGAGTAGTAGGGTTTTGCTACCAAAACTAAGCAAAACAGACAGGGATCAGCCATATCAGCTTAGAACTCATCATTTTGAATACTTCTAA